A window of the Xiashengella succiniciproducens genome harbors these coding sequences:
- a CDS encoding S46 family peptidase: MKKLIAAILILTLLITPKLKADEGMWLLPLIKELNIETMQSMGLELTAEQIYSINESSLKDAIVIFGGGCTGSLISNKGLVLTNHHCGYEQIQQLSSLDHNYLENGFWASSFKDELPAPGLKVTFIKEIKEVTEKVLAEVKPDMSFDARNTTIDNAIKAIVAEQGGDSFEKAQVKPFFAGNRYYLIITQEFRDVRFVGAPPVSIGKFGHDTDNWVWPRHTGDFSLFRVYSDVNGNPADYSPDNIPYQPIHHLPVSLKGYQPGDFNMIMGFPGSTDRYLPSWGIEERMEIYNNALITVRGDKLEILAEAMAADPKIKLQYASKYARSSNYWKNSIGMNKGLKDLKVIDKKRALEAEFAEWVAASEERTAKYGKLLKELEEAYTTRKDVYKAAITFRETMRSGTEILSFAYNAERLEKALKDNKEKTIKSVTDALRENAEDFFKNYDAATDQKVFAAMMRRYKADIDPKYYPSFFKDVEKKYKGDFDLFAAKLFKGSLFVNKDTYLDFLEKPTLKALQADPIYTVALSAMQQNEEILKLNNNSADRVENANRLFMAGLMEMNPEKSLYPDANFTLRLTYGKVGDYEPRDGVIYKYYTTLKGVMEKEDPNNFEFIVPEKLKELYNNADFGRYAAADGKLYVNYINDLDITGGNSGSPVINGKGELVGLAFDGNWEAMSGDIAFEPELQRCINVDIRYVLFIIDKFAGATNLIEELSIVE; the protein is encoded by the coding sequence ATGAAAAAGCTTATTGCTGCAATTCTGATCCTTACCCTACTAATTACACCCAAGCTCAAGGCAGATGAAGGCATGTGGCTCCTTCCCCTTATCAAGGAGCTTAATATTGAGACCATGCAGAGCATGGGGCTTGAACTTACAGCTGAGCAAATCTATAGCATCAACGAGTCAAGCCTGAAAGATGCAATCGTGATCTTCGGGGGCGGTTGTACCGGATCTCTCATTTCTAACAAAGGTCTTGTACTTACCAATCACCACTGTGGATATGAGCAGATTCAACAATTGAGTTCACTTGACCACAACTACCTTGAGAACGGCTTCTGGGCATCATCTTTTAAAGATGAGCTACCTGCTCCGGGCCTCAAAGTCACCTTTATTAAAGAAATTAAAGAGGTGACTGAAAAGGTTCTTGCGGAGGTCAAACCAGATATGAGTTTTGATGCCAGGAATACAACCATTGACAATGCCATTAAAGCTATTGTGGCAGAGCAGGGAGGAGACAGTTTTGAAAAAGCGCAGGTAAAGCCATTCTTTGCCGGTAATCGTTACTACCTGATTATCACACAGGAATTCAGGGATGTTCGCTTCGTGGGAGCACCGCCGGTTTCCATTGGCAAATTTGGCCATGATACCGACAACTGGGTTTGGCCTCGTCATACCGGAGACTTCTCACTGTTCAGGGTGTATTCTGATGTCAATGGAAACCCGGCAGACTATTCACCCGACAATATTCCATACCAACCCATCCATCACCTTCCGGTCTCTCTAAAAGGATACCAACCTGGCGACTTCAACATGATAATGGGATTCCCTGGATCAACCGACCGTTATCTTCCTTCCTGGGGAATAGAGGAGCGTATGGAGATTTACAATAATGCTCTTATTACAGTAAGGGGTGATAAGCTTGAAATACTGGCTGAAGCCATGGCTGCTGACCCAAAGATTAAACTACAATATGCAAGTAAGTATGCACGCAGCTCCAACTACTGGAAGAATAGTATTGGAATGAATAAGGGTTTGAAGGACCTTAAGGTTATTGACAAGAAAAGAGCTCTTGAAGCAGAATTCGCTGAATGGGTTGCTGCATCTGAGGAACGAACAGCCAAATACGGTAAGCTCCTTAAAGAGCTTGAAGAAGCGTATACTACCCGCAAGGATGTTTACAAAGCTGCTATTACTTTTAGGGAAACTATGAGGAGTGGCACCGAGATCCTGAGCTTTGCCTATAATGCAGAAAGACTTGAAAAGGCTCTAAAAGACAATAAGGAAAAAACAATAAAAAGCGTCACCGATGCTTTGCGTGAGAATGCTGAGGATTTCTTTAAAAACTATGATGCTGCAACAGACCAGAAAGTCTTTGCTGCAATGATGAGGAGATACAAAGCTGATATTGATCCTAAGTACTATCCTTCTTTCTTCAAAGATGTGGAAAAGAAGTACAAGGGAGATTTCGACTTATTTGCCGCAAAACTATTCAAGGGCTCTCTCTTCGTGAACAAGGATACCTATCTGGACTTCCTTGAAAAACCTACATTGAAAGCTTTGCAGGCTGATCCAATCTATACTGTAGCTCTATCAGCAATGCAACAGAATGAAGAGATTTTAAAACTTAATAATAACTCAGCAGATCGGGTAGAAAATGCCAACAGACTATTCATGGCAGGTTTGATGGAAATGAATCCTGAAAAGAGCCTTTACCCGGATGCAAACTTTACTCTTAGACTAACCTACGGTAAGGTAGGTGACTATGAACCAAGAGATGGTGTTATTTACAAATATTACACTACACTAAAGGGTGTAATGGAAAAGGAAGACCCAAACAACTTCGAGTTTATCGTTCCCGAAAAGCTCAAGGAATTGTATAATAACGCTGATTTCGGTCGTTACGCTGCTGCTGACGGCAAATTATATGTAAACTATATTAATGACCTTGATATCACCGGAGGTAATTCAGGAAGTCCGGTGATTAACGGAAAGGGTGAACTTGTAGGTCTGGCCTTCGACGGTAACTGGGAGGCAATGAGTGGGGATATAGCTTTCGAGCCCGAGTTGCAAAGATGTATCAACGTGGATATTCGCTACGTGCTCTTTATAATCGACAAATTTGCAGGGGCTACTAACTTAATTGAGGAACTTAGCATAGTTGAATAA
- the gltX gene encoding glutamate--tRNA ligase codes for MDTVRVRFAPSPTGPLHIGGVRTALFNYLLAKKYGGTFILRIEDTDSTRFVPGAEEYINESLKWLGIKVDEGVLEGGPYGPYKQSERREIYKQYADMLFENGWAYYAFDTPEELNALREKAEAEGKTFAYDVTTRGSLKNSLNMSKAELEAKLSSGEPYVMRFKIPEDVEVEANDLIRGKVVFHTNILDDKVLYKSADELPTYHLANVVDDHLMKVTHVIRGEEWLPSLPLHILMYRAFGWEDTMPAFAHLPLILKPSGKGKLSKRDGDKEGFPVFPLEYTSPSGEISSGYRESGYFPEAVVNLLALLGWNPGTEQEIFSMEELAEIFSLERVNKAGARFDPAKARWFNQQYLIKKSDGELAGLFMPYLKNRGIETDLAFVEKVVALVKERVHFVAELWEQSFFFFEAPVGYDEKVVQKRWKGEVPGLIAELRGLFASEANWDAEELKHKTSALLEAKGLGFGAVANALRLAMTGGAFGPDLFTIIGMLGKDEVLRRLDNAVAKLGYEAV; via the coding sequence ATGGATACAGTTAGAGTAAGGTTTGCACCAAGTCCGACAGGTCCTCTTCATATTGGAGGAGTTCGTACAGCTTTGTTCAACTATCTGCTGGCAAAGAAATATGGCGGTACTTTTATTCTGAGGATAGAAGATACTGACAGTACACGTTTTGTTCCGGGTGCAGAGGAATATATAAATGAGTCACTCAAGTGGCTGGGTATTAAGGTTGATGAGGGAGTATTAGAAGGAGGCCCTTACGGACCATATAAGCAAAGTGAGCGCAGAGAGATCTACAAGCAGTATGCTGACATGCTTTTTGAAAATGGCTGGGCATATTATGCCTTCGATACACCTGAGGAACTTAATGCTCTACGTGAAAAGGCTGAAGCTGAGGGTAAGACTTTTGCCTATGATGTAACTACAAGAGGAAGTCTGAAAAACTCGCTTAATATGAGCAAAGCAGAGCTTGAAGCAAAACTGAGTTCCGGTGAACCTTATGTAATGCGTTTTAAAATACCCGAAGATGTTGAAGTCGAGGCCAATGACCTGATACGCGGAAAGGTAGTGTTCCATACCAATATCCTTGATGATAAAGTTTTGTATAAGTCTGCCGATGAACTACCAACTTATCACCTTGCCAATGTTGTGGATGACCATCTGATGAAGGTAACTCATGTGATCAGGGGAGAAGAATGGCTTCCTTCCTTGCCTTTGCATATTCTTATGTACAGAGCATTTGGCTGGGAGGATACAATGCCTGCATTTGCGCACTTGCCATTGATACTGAAGCCAAGCGGTAAGGGGAAGCTGAGTAAGAGGGATGGTGACAAGGAAGGATTTCCGGTTTTTCCGCTGGAATATACTTCGCCTTCAGGCGAAATATCCTCAGGTTACAGGGAATCGGGTTATTTCCCCGAGGCTGTTGTAAATCTCCTTGCATTGCTTGGATGGAACCCGGGAACGGAGCAGGAGATTTTCTCAATGGAGGAGCTGGCAGAGATATTCTCTCTTGAAAGGGTAAATAAAGCTGGGGCGCGTTTTGATCCGGCCAAGGCCAGGTGGTTTAACCAACAGTATCTGATAAAAAAGAGTGACGGAGAATTGGCCGGACTGTTTATGCCATATTTGAAAAACAGAGGCATTGAGACTGATTTGGCCTTTGTAGAAAAGGTAGTGGCCTTGGTTAAGGAAAGGGTACATTTTGTTGCTGAATTATGGGAGCAATCTTTCTTTTTCTTTGAGGCTCCGGTTGGATATGATGAAAAGGTGGTGCAAAAGCGCTGGAAAGGTGAAGTACCTGGACTAATCGCGGAGTTGAGGGGACTATTTGCATCAGAGGCTAATTGGGATGCAGAGGAACTTAAGCATAAGACATCTGCCTTGCTGGAGGCAAAAGGCCTTGGTTTTGGAGCGGTTGCAAATGCCCTGCGTCTTGCTATGACAGGTGGTGCGTTTGGACCGGATCTCTTCACCATAATTGGTATGCTTGGCAAGGATGAGGTTTTGCGTCGTCTTGACAATGCAGTTGCCAAACTGGGATATGAGGCCGTTTAG
- a CDS encoding CotH kinase family protein, with protein sequence MKEIYLARLISILSLLPFLCILVPAVAQDLPPVVISEFMSSNSVTIVDEDGEFSDWIEIRNISDNPVDIEGWGLTDNENNPFKWTFPACILQPGEFMLVWASGKDRKPAQGTLVNGLRQQVYKGITGTSVNDLISSSSYPGMPSSTEILTDLFETGVNIDDNYGQRVYGLLKAPQTGTYYFWISGDDNSRLYLSSDEDPHKVALIAEVPEWTNSREWNKYASQKSGAILLEEGKYYFMQALMKEEGGGDHLSVGWQLPDGTLQQPMPADQFYLAPAELHTTFSISADGETLLISNAQGEPVHYVPGVALPSDVSYGSMDGQEGFFYFNIPTPGSANSDQGYRELFNGSITFSKPGGFYTEPFDLVLNTDDPEAVIYYTVDGSEPDPANLGGTTYRYKNSYPWGSLLERSSRTYVYEEPVNIRDRSNDAYQIAGINTYYANTPRLPSSQKIFMGTVIKAKAVKENALSLFSETHTYFITDKGRNRYDLPVVSITTDEANLFDYYNGIYVPGKYADDWAAANPGEQWNESRPANYNQRGDAWERRSHFEYFPTNGDPAFRHKVGLRIHGGYSRGFYRKSLRLYARTEYGSGNTMNYPFFGELPARGDSTIHIESFRRLLLRNSGNDYYLTLYRDALMQSLASHLPVDVMGYNPVVHFLNGEYWGIINIRERFDQHYVASHYSLPSDDIALLETFATIDEGYPEDRDNFLAIVAYAQNNDPANSQHYQWLYERVDVDNLAHYYAAQIYFYNTDWPQNNSTFWRYRNGTYSPELPKGHDGRWRWMLFDTDFGMSIWSEDHAKNALSRVINEATDPSSIIFKRLLRNTDFKNKFINAVADQLNSGFRPQYIRKKVDEFNARLSSSRNEHYQRWMDGTDTGSSIKNFGDKRTPYVISHTQSQFNLSGTNAVTVNRVGDGGLVKINSLLIDSRLPGIPYPASPYPWSGNYFKSVPITLTAIDQPGYRFSHWVINNSKFYDRTVVYDVNGAVEVFAHFKEAQISLLHYWHFNDLISGNQDIIPADISITEIKGSLSYLGTGAGYLDDVDEGSSLNSKESVEAGLAIRARNPSDTRHLEILIPTTGFEEIRISYATTRTSKGAQQQNVYYRTAADAEWILFATGLIIPEDDFRVVSLDFSNVEGVKDNEEFALKIEFAGSQASGSSGNNRFDNIVVEGLRITTGIKDNQATVAINVYPIPARDYVDIVSSSPIARLSLYNSNGQMVKDMKSGGLAERVSVGDLHPGIYIIEITTQGDVVRKKITISR encoded by the coding sequence ATGAAAGAAATCTACCTTGCAAGACTAATCAGTATTCTATCCCTCCTTCCTTTTCTTTGCATCCTCGTCCCGGCTGTTGCACAGGACCTTCCTCCAGTAGTGATATCAGAGTTTATGTCATCCAATTCTGTCACTATCGTAGATGAAGATGGGGAGTTTTCCGACTGGATTGAAATAAGAAATATCTCCGACAACCCTGTTGATATTGAAGGATGGGGTCTGACAGACAATGAAAATAATCCATTTAAATGGACCTTCCCAGCATGCATTCTGCAGCCGGGTGAATTTATGTTGGTATGGGCTTCCGGCAAAGACCGGAAGCCGGCACAAGGGACGCTTGTTAACGGATTAAGACAGCAAGTCTACAAGGGTATAACTGGAACATCTGTTAACGACCTTATTAGCAGTTCAAGTTATCCCGGAATGCCATCCAGCACAGAAATACTTACTGATCTTTTTGAGACAGGGGTAAATATAGATGACAACTATGGTCAAAGGGTCTACGGCCTTTTGAAGGCTCCCCAGACTGGCACCTATTATTTCTGGATCTCAGGTGATGATAATAGCCGACTCTATTTAAGTTCTGATGAGGATCCACACAAAGTGGCCCTAATTGCTGAAGTACCTGAATGGACCAACAGCAGGGAATGGAACAAATACGCCTCACAGAAATCCGGTGCAATCCTTCTGGAAGAGGGTAAGTATTACTTCATGCAGGCACTTATGAAAGAAGAAGGTGGTGGTGACCACCTATCAGTAGGCTGGCAACTTCCTGACGGAACACTTCAGCAACCTATGCCTGCAGACCAGTTCTACCTGGCTCCGGCCGAGCTGCACACCACTTTCTCAATATCGGCTGATGGTGAGACTCTTCTGATTAGCAATGCACAGGGTGAACCGGTACACTATGTGCCAGGAGTTGCACTACCCTCTGATGTCAGTTATGGGTCCATGGACGGTCAGGAAGGATTCTTCTATTTCAACATACCTACTCCAGGAAGTGCAAATTCAGACCAGGGCTACAGGGAATTGTTCAACGGAAGTATTACATTCTCCAAACCTGGAGGATTCTATACCGAGCCTTTCGATCTTGTACTTAACACAGATGATCCAGAAGCGGTAATCTATTACACGGTGGATGGTTCTGAACCAGATCCTGCAAATCTGGGAGGTACTACTTACAGATATAAAAACAGTTATCCATGGGGCAGCCTTCTGGAGCGCTCATCCAGAACCTATGTGTATGAAGAACCTGTTAACATAAGGGATAGGAGCAATGATGCATATCAGATAGCAGGCATCAACACTTATTATGCAAACACACCTCGCCTGCCCTCTTCTCAGAAAATATTCATGGGGACTGTCATTAAGGCAAAGGCAGTAAAAGAGAATGCCCTCTCATTGTTTTCCGAGACCCACACCTATTTTATTACCGACAAGGGACGCAATCGTTATGATCTTCCTGTGGTTTCAATTACTACTGATGAGGCAAACCTCTTTGACTACTACAATGGTATCTATGTGCCCGGTAAGTACGCTGACGACTGGGCAGCAGCAAACCCTGGGGAACAATGGAACGAAAGCCGCCCGGCAAACTACAACCAAAGGGGTGATGCCTGGGAAAGAAGGTCTCATTTTGAGTATTTCCCAACAAATGGAGATCCTGCTTTCAGGCATAAAGTAGGACTTCGAATCCATGGTGGCTACAGCAGGGGCTTTTACCGCAAATCACTTCGCCTCTATGCCAGAACTGAGTATGGATCAGGAAATACAATGAACTACCCCTTCTTTGGAGAACTTCCAGCCAGAGGTGACAGTACCATACATATTGAAAGTTTCAGACGTTTGTTGCTTAGAAATTCAGGTAATGATTATTATCTTACTTTGTACAGGGATGCCCTTATGCAGAGCCTTGCTAGCCACCTCCCAGTTGATGTGATGGGCTACAATCCTGTAGTACACTTTCTAAATGGAGAATACTGGGGAATTATAAATATCCGCGAGCGCTTCGACCAGCATTATGTAGCCAGTCACTATAGCTTACCTTCTGACGACATAGCATTATTAGAAACGTTCGCAACAATTGACGAAGGTTATCCTGAAGACCGTGACAACTTCTTAGCTATTGTTGCTTACGCACAAAATAATGACCCGGCCAATAGCCAGCATTACCAATGGCTATACGAAAGAGTTGATGTAGATAACCTGGCGCACTATTATGCTGCCCAGATATATTTCTACAACACTGACTGGCCACAAAATAATTCAACATTCTGGAGGTATAGAAATGGCACCTATAGCCCTGAGCTGCCCAAAGGTCATGACGGACGCTGGAGATGGATGCTCTTTGATACTGATTTCGGAATGAGTATCTGGTCAGAAGACCATGCAAAAAATGCGCTTTCAAGGGTAATTAATGAGGCAACAGATCCGTCTTCAATAATTTTCAAGCGCCTGCTTAGAAATACTGATTTTAAGAACAAATTTATAAATGCTGTGGCCGATCAGCTTAATAGTGGTTTCCGCCCTCAATATATCCGCAAGAAAGTTGATGAGTTCAATGCCCGTCTGTCATCTTCAAGGAACGAACATTACCAGAGATGGATGGATGGCACTGACACAGGATCCTCTATCAAAAATTTCGGAGATAAGCGCACACCATATGTAATCTCACATACTCAATCACAGTTTAATCTGAGCGGAACAAATGCAGTGACAGTCAACCGAGTTGGTGATGGAGGACTTGTTAAGATTAACAGCCTTTTAATTGACAGCAGACTTCCAGGAATCCCTTATCCGGCAAGTCCATATCCATGGTCAGGAAACTATTTTAAGAGTGTTCCCATAACCCTGACAGCTATTGATCAGCCGGGATACCGATTCTCACACTGGGTTATAAACAACTCCAAATTCTATGACAGGACAGTGGTTTATGATGTCAATGGTGCTGTAGAGGTATTTGCCCATTTCAAAGAAGCACAAATCAGTCTCCTTCACTACTGGCATTTCAACGACCTAATATCGGGCAATCAGGATATAATTCCCGCAGATATAAGTATTACGGAAATAAAAGGGAGTCTTTCCTACCTGGGTACAGGTGCTGGCTATTTGGATGACGTAGATGAGGGAAGCTCTCTCAACAGCAAAGAAAGTGTTGAAGCAGGACTTGCAATTCGTGCACGCAATCCTTCGGATACCCGTCACCTTGAGATCTTAATCCCCACCACCGGATTTGAAGAGATTAGAATTAGCTATGCAACCACTCGAACCAGCAAGGGTGCTCAGCAACAGAATGTGTATTACCGCACAGCCGCAGATGCTGAATGGATACTCTTTGCCACAGGACTTATTATCCCAGAGGATGATTTCAGAGTAGTGTCACTCGATTTCAGCAATGTTGAAGGGGTAAAAGACAATGAGGAATTTGCCCTTAAGATTGAGTTTGCCGGAAGTCAGGCATCAGGCAGTTCAGGCAACAATCGATTTGACAATATCGTGGTTGAAGGCTTAAGAATCACAACAGGAATAAAAGATAATCAGGCAACTGTAGCAATAAATGTATATCCAATACCCGCAAGAGATTACGTTGATATTGTGAGTTCATCCCCAATTGCAAGGTTAAGCCTATACAACAGCAATGGACAGATGGTTAAAGACATGAAATCTGGTGGACTTGCCGAAAGAGTAAGTGTTGGTGACCTGCATCCCGGTATCTACATTATTGAGATTACAACTCAGGGTGATGTAGTAAGGAAAAAGATTACTATCAGCAGATAA
- a CDS encoding adenosylcobalamin-dependent ribonucleoside-diphosphate reductase, with protein MEVSAMQKKKDKVTGKTYTHDEAFSAALDYFKGDELAARVWVNKYALKDSDGNIYELTPDDMHWRMAREIARIEERYPNPMKVEEIYELFRNFTYIIPQGGPMSGIGNNYQIASLSNCFVIGNDSNSDSYGGILKVDQEQVQLMKRRGGVGHDLSHIRPKGSPVKNSALTSTGLVPFMERYSNSTREVAQDGRRGALMLSVSIKHPDSEKFIDAKMEQGKVTGANISVKIDDEFMRSVVEQTRYIQQYPIEAEEPKYKKEINALELWNKIIHNAWKSAEPGVLFWDTIIRESVPDCYSDLGYKTVSTNPCGEIPLCPYDSCRLIAVNLYSYVENPFRPEAKFNFELFRKHVGAAQRIMDDIIDLELEKIDAIIEKIDADPESEEIKAVERNLWVNIRNKAVEGRRTGVGITGEGDMLAGLGLRYGSDDAIDFSVEVHKTLALAAYSSSVDLAAERGAFPIYDTEREKNNPFIQRLRNADPDLYERMSVHGRRNIALLTIAPTGTTSLMTQTTSGIEPVFMPVYKRRRKVNPNDPQVRVDFIDEVGDSWEEYIVFHHKFLTWMEANGYDTSKNYSSEELDGLVKQSPYYKATSNDVDWLSKVRMQGRVQKWVDHSISVTINLPSDVSEELVGQLYVEAWKSGCKGVTVYRDGSRAGVLVSNNSEKKKEDSSRFPTKRPQVLEAEVVRFQNNKEKWIAFVGLLDGRPYEIFTGLADDEDGLLLPKSVTVGSIIKNYEEDGTSRYDFQYVNKRGYKTTIEGLSYKFNKEFWNYAKLISGVLRNGMPIEDVINLVSGLQLDNENINNWKNGVERALKKYVPDGTKAKKCHCSSCGSDNLVYQEGCLICQDCGVSKCG; from the coding sequence ATGGAAGTATCAGCGATGCAAAAGAAGAAAGACAAGGTAACGGGGAAGACTTATACCCATGACGAGGCTTTTTCTGCAGCTTTGGATTATTTTAAGGGAGATGAGCTGGCTGCCCGGGTATGGGTAAATAAATATGCCCTCAAGGATTCTGATGGCAATATATATGAGCTTACTCCTGATGATATGCATTGGCGTATGGCCCGGGAAATTGCACGAATTGAGGAGCGCTATCCCAATCCTATGAAGGTAGAGGAGATCTACGAGCTGTTTCGCAACTTTACTTACATTATTCCTCAGGGTGGTCCGATGTCAGGGATAGGTAATAATTACCAGATTGCTTCATTGTCAAACTGTTTTGTAATAGGAAATGATAGCAACTCTGATTCTTATGGTGGTATCCTTAAAGTAGATCAGGAGCAGGTTCAATTGATGAAACGTCGCGGAGGTGTTGGGCATGATCTGTCTCATATTCGCCCCAAGGGTTCACCTGTAAAGAACTCTGCTCTCACATCAACAGGCCTGGTACCATTTATGGAGAGATATTCAAACTCAACCCGTGAGGTTGCTCAGGATGGACGTCGTGGTGCACTTATGTTGAGCGTTTCTATAAAGCACCCTGATTCCGAGAAGTTTATCGATGCAAAAATGGAGCAGGGTAAGGTCACAGGAGCAAATATCTCTGTTAAGATTGATGACGAGTTTATGCGCTCTGTTGTTGAACAGACCAGATATATTCAGCAATATCCTATTGAAGCAGAAGAGCCAAAGTATAAGAAGGAAATCAATGCACTGGAATTGTGGAACAAGATAATCCACAATGCATGGAAATCTGCAGAGCCAGGTGTATTGTTCTGGGATACAATTATCAGGGAATCTGTACCTGATTGTTATTCTGATCTTGGTTACAAGACTGTAAGTACCAATCCATGTGGAGAGATCCCACTCTGTCCATATGACAGTTGCCGTTTGATTGCCGTTAACCTTTATTCTTATGTTGAGAATCCATTCAGACCTGAGGCGAAGTTCAATTTTGAACTGTTCCGTAAACATGTTGGAGCTGCTCAACGCATAATGGATGATATAATTGATCTGGAGCTTGAGAAGATAGATGCAATTATAGAGAAGATAGATGCAGACCCTGAATCTGAAGAGATCAAAGCAGTAGAAAGAAATCTTTGGGTCAATATACGCAATAAGGCAGTTGAAGGGCGTCGTACCGGTGTTGGTATCACAGGAGAAGGTGATATGCTGGCCGGGCTTGGATTGCGTTATGGAAGCGATGATGCAATAGACTTTTCAGTAGAGGTGCATAAGACTCTTGCTTTAGCGGCATATTCCTCGTCTGTGGATCTGGCTGCAGAAAGAGGTGCATTCCCAATCTATGACACTGAACGTGAAAAGAACAATCCATTTATTCAACGTTTGAGAAATGCTGATCCTGATTTGTATGAACGTATGAGTGTTCATGGACGCAGGAATATCGCTCTTCTCACTATTGCTCCTACAGGCACGACTTCGTTGATGACCCAGACTACAAGTGGTATCGAACCTGTATTCATGCCTGTATATAAGAGGCGTCGTAAGGTAAATCCAAATGACCCGCAGGTAAGGGTTGACTTTATTGATGAAGTAGGAGACAGTTGGGAAGAGTACATTGTTTTCCACCATAAATTCTTAACATGGATGGAGGCCAATGGCTATGATACAAGCAAGAACTATTCAAGCGAGGAACTGGATGGACTTGTAAAGCAGTCTCCCTATTACAAGGCTACCAGCAATGATGTTGACTGGCTAAGCAAAGTGCGTATGCAAGGCAGAGTACAAAAATGGGTTGACCACAGCATTAGTGTTACAATTAACCTGCCAAGCGATGTAAGTGAGGAACTTGTTGGTCAGCTCTATGTTGAGGCATGGAAGAGCGGATGCAAGGGAGTTACTGTGTACCGTGATGGTTCAAGAGCAGGAGTACTTGTATCCAACAACAGCGAGAAGAAGAAAGAAGATTCTTCACGCTTCCCAACCAAGCGTCCACAGGTGCTTGAAGCAGAAGTTGTAAGATTCCAGAACAACAAGGAGAAATGGATTGCTTTTGTAGGATTGCTTGATGGTCGTCCTTACGAGATTTTTACAGGTCTTGCAGATGACGAGGACGGATTACTTCTTCCCAAGAGCGTAACAGTGGGTAGTATCATTAAGAACTATGAGGAAGATGGGACATCACGTTATGACTTCCAATATGTAAATAAGCGCGGTTACAAGACCACGATTGAAGGTCTGTCTTACAAATTCAATAAGGAATTCTGGAACTATGCAAAACTGATTTCAGGTGTATTGCGTAACGGTATGCCTATCGAAGACGTGATAAATCTGGTAAGTGGTTTGCAGCTCGATAATGAGAATATCAACAATTGGAAAAACGGTGTTGAAAGAGCTCTTAAGAAATATGTTCCGGATGGAACTAAGGCAAAGAAATGCCACTGCTCTAGTTGTGGATCAGACAACCTTGTTTATCAGGAAGGCTGTTTGATATGTCAGGACTGTGGAGTTTCTAAATGTGGATGA
- the folB gene encoding dihydroneopterin aldolase has translation MENQIATIELEEMVFYAYHGCFTEEKVVGNKFVVNVTIKHDISHARHSDRIQDTVNYVRIYEAVKKEMMVSSNLLEHVTGRIIDNLFDNFPSLTYAKIKVSKMNPPMGGQMKCVSLTLEKEKKAPL, from the coding sequence ATGGAAAACCAAATTGCAACTATAGAACTTGAAGAAATGGTGTTTTACGCCTATCACGGCTGCTTTACTGAGGAGAAAGTGGTGGGCAATAAGTTTGTCGTAAACGTCACAATTAAGCATGATATTTCACATGCGAGGCACAGTGACAGGATACAGGACACAGTCAACTACGTAAGGATTTACGAAGCTGTAAAGAAAGAAATGATGGTAAGCTCCAACCTCCTAGAACATGTGACGGGAAGGATTATCGACAACTTGTTTGATAACTTCCCGTCATTAACCTATGCTAAGATAAAGGTTTCCAAGATGAACCCGCCAATGGGAGGCCAGATGAAATGCGTCAGCCTTACTCTGGAGAAAGAAAAAAAAGCTCCATTATAG